The Corythoichthys intestinalis isolate RoL2023-P3 chromosome 1, ASM3026506v1, whole genome shotgun sequence genome has a segment encoding these proteins:
- the LOC130921262 gene encoding uncharacterized protein LOC130921262: protein MDEENMNENASNSQEGAPNRPVRERQLTEKGKQMREEISKRHLKAFFNAYQLWKEVARQCRSRLKKFCGVEDLEEISKQIQSRYDLVNQNYEPLQRNFLNTESIVQKMDACITLTTEISDLVSKRLEVEPKKGTFKAEVEKERVRMILNRDDYGSVFGGTSTESVISEHFENVSVTSKVSSKRADAEADLAAKLEQVKSMQEIQAQQTKLSKLESDWKLHESQMMGQIKQRQADVEIALEEEKAKLKLLQAQMDVNAAAARVRVYNNQMGGDMDAVRSIPVRTAETSPAIILNGQSSTAASPSQLPDLSQNSAANLAEAIASSLTLNRLPVPEPAMFSGDPLKFLDFKMAFTALIDKRPISSCEKMLYLKNYLTGEARKAVEGFFYRCSEDAYIAAWSVLKDRYGNPFVVQKAFRDKLVKWPKIGPSDCFALRDFADFLKACAEAMPHVKGLSILNDSEENHKLLKKLPDWIVRKWSRIVVEELDTSEDYPTFEHFVEFLQKEARIACNPIASPWLLGSRSYDEKFPRRAKAFNINTLVDDDSREGPVAQRPRLICFICEDDRHGIAKCPVFASKSMKEKRAIIYRHRLCFSCLCKGHMTKDCRTKHICGECGQRHPTCMHEAKERRMETRMTRTPGSVEGGTDQEVHTAMSHALVHRASATSSIVPVFLSSEKEPQKEILTYALLDTQSDSTFVLESLVKELDVTTRPLQLRLSTMTALDTLISSQGVSGLRVRSYHHKNYLQLRQAYTRDFIPVDMSCIPTRTTALQWPHLEHLASKLPTLQDCDVGLLIGYDCPLALAPLEAIRGSDDEPFAQRTELGWSIIGATNPHLERLGSHSYVHRVTVRELAVPSASDILKILESDFNERNSENKFVSQEDVRFIQLLSKGINLRHDDHLEMPLPFKGSSPPSLPNNKRLAVIRLEHLKKRLKVNPAYFEHYQAFMADVIKKGDAEPAPESLPGDTVWYIPHHGVYHPRKPGKLRVVFDCSAKFHGISLNDTLLTGPDLINSLVGVLCRFRKETVAVICDIERMFHQFFVTPAHRTYLRFLWWEHGNLESEPREYQMAVHLFGAASSPGCANFGLKYLAQKHQSDYPAAASFVQNGFYVDDGLVSVPTVKEASALIVEAQELCRKGGLRLHKFNTNNQEVLSCVHPADRTVKTDCFDLTLNPASVEHALGVRWLMESDSFSFSISLKDRPYTRRGILSVVASLYDPLGFVAPFVLSGKRILQEMCRRSIGWDDLLPEDLYPRWEEWKTGLQSLGGFFIPRCYHPPDFGKVVKMELHHFSDASSVGYGACSYLKYTNNENKIHCSLVMAKTRVAPTKITSIPRLELSAAVTAARLSNLLKSELNMDIDEEYFWTDSQVTLAYINNDARRFHVFVANRIQLIKGYSSPEQWHYIETTENPADHVSRGLKASDIFSTNWLSGPRFLWMENIYEGPRPSTDLMVGDPEVKIIKAFVTTVYDTEFLHRLSRFSSWSTLLKVVARIMRLFARQKCHASVVTVTEREEATRIVVKLVQRQAFSKEITLLEKGKCLPSSSSLFKLNPFIQEGMLRVGGRLKHSSLSAEFKHPFILPKDGHIIQLIITYCHQQICHQGRNQTQMEIRSRGFWIIGCSKLVAKLIHKCVRCRKLRRPVEEQQMAELPKERVEASAPFTNCGMDCFGPFLVQKNRKEHKRYGLLFTCLYSRAVHLEMLEDLSTDSFINSLRCFISIRGAVRQLHCDQGRNFIGARNELKESLKRCDSQVLQAFLADQQCEFIFNAPAASHAGGIWERQIRTIRNVLNATLVQGGGRLDDTSLRTLFYEAMAIVNSRPLTVDGLNDPDSLEPLTPNHLIQMKPKMALPPPGKFVSEDVYSTKRWRRVQYLIEQFWSRWKREYLANISTRQKWHVARRNLKVDDVVIIKEDLLPRNQWQLGRIVETTVDSDGLVRRVKVRVARNGKDKSLSNMNPSVVERPVQKLVLLLEN from the coding sequence ATGGATGAGGAAAATATGAATGAAAATGCCAGCAATAGTCAAGAGGGCGCTCCAAATAGACCTGTACGTGAACGGCAGCTTACAGAGAAGGGGAAACAAATGCGGGAAGAAATTTCTAAAAGACACCTAAAGGCTTTTTTCAATGCTTATCAATTATGGAAGGAGGTAGCCAGACAATGTCGGTCAAGATTGAAGAAATTCTGTGGAGTGGAGGATTTGGAAGAAATAAGTAAACAAATCCAAAGTCGATATGATCTTGTAAATCAAAATTATGAGCCTCTTCAACGTAATTTCTTAAATACGGAAAGCATCGTCCAGAAAATGGATGCCTGTATTACACTCACAACAGAAATAAGTGATCTTGTCAGTAAACGACTTGAAGTGGAGCCAAAAAAAGGGACTTTTAAAGCAGAAGTTGAGAAGGAAAGGGTGCGAATGATTTTAAATCGGGATGACTATGGGTCTGTGTTTGGTGGTACAAGCACAGAAAGTGTCATCTCAGAGCACTTTGAAAATGTCTCGGTCACCTCTAAAGTCTCAAGTAAAAGAGCTGATGCTGAAGCAGATTTGGCAGCCAAGTTGGAACAAGTAAAGTCGATGCAGGAGATACAGGCCCAACAAACTAAACTCAGCAAACTTGAaagtgactggaaattgcatgagTCTCAAATGAtgggtcaaataaagcaaaggcAAGCGGATGTCGAAATTGCATTGGAGGAGGAAAaggcaaagttaaaactgcttcAAGCACAAATGGATGTTAATGCGGCTGCAGCTCGTGTTCGGGTGTACAACAACCAAATGGGAGGCGATATGGATGCGGTACGTAGCATACCAGTCCGTACTGCCGAAACATCACCAGCTATAATTTTAAATGGACAAAGCTCCACAGCTGCCTCGCCATCTCAGTTGCCAGATCTTTCTCAGAACTCCGCAGCCAACCTAGCAGAAGCTAttgcaagttctcttactttAAATCGGTTGCCTGTTCCAGAGCCAGCTATGTTTTCTGGTGACCCGTTGAAGTTTTTAGATTTTAAGATGGCATTCACAGCACTAATTGACAAACGACCAATCTCTTCTTGCGAAAAAATGCTTTATCTGAAAAACTACTTAACAGGAGAAGCCCGCAAAGCCGTAGAAGGGTTCTTCTACCGGTGTTCCGAAGACGCTTATATCGCAGCGTGGTCTGTTTTAAAAGACAGATATGGAAATCCATTTGTAGTTCAGAAAGCATTTAGAGATAAACTTGTGAAGTGGCCTAAGATTGGGCCGAGTGACTGTTTCGCACTTCGAGATTTTGCTGACTTCTTAAAAGCTTGTGCAGAAGCCATGCCTCATGTCAAAGGTTTGTCCATTTTAAATGACAGCGAAGAAAATCATAAGCTCCTCAAAAAGTTGCCAGATTGGATAGTGCGTAAATGGAGCAGAATTGTGGTGGAAGAACTTGATACATCTGAAGACTATCCCACCTTTGAACATTTTGTGGAGTTCTTGCAAAAGGAAGCACGTATAGCATGTAATCCCATTGCATCACCCTGGCTGCTTGGTTCAAGATCATATGACGAAAAATTCCCCAGAAGGGCCAAGGCCTTTAATATCAACACTCTGGTTGATGATGATTCACGTGAAGGTCCTGTTGCCCAGAGGCCAAGGCTCATATGTTTTATCTGTGAGGACGATCGTCACGGTATAGCCAAATGTCCAGTCTTTGCCTCCAAGTCAATGAAAGAAAAGAGGGCAATTATATATCGACATCGTCTTTGTTTTAGTTGTCTGTGCAAAGGTCATATGACAAAGGACTGCAGAACAAAACACATCTGTGGGGAATGTGGTCAGCGCCATCCTACCTGCATGCATGAAGCAAAGGAGAGGCGAATGGAGACAAGGATGACAAGAACTCCAGGCTCCGTGGAGGGAGGAACCGATCAGGAAGTTCATACCGCTATGTCTCATGCCCTAGTTCATAGGGCTTCTGCTACTTCCAGTATTGTTCCAGTCTTTTTGTCATCTGAGAAGGAACCTCAAAAGGAAATCCTCACGTATGCTCTTCTTGACACCCAGAGTGACTCAACCTTTGTTTTGGAAAGTCTTGTCAAGGAGCTGGACGTTACGACTCGACCATTGCAACTGAGGCTTAGCACAATGACCGCCTTGGACACACTAATATCCAGTCAAGGTGTGTCTGGTCTGCGTGTTAGAAGTTACCATCATAAAAATTATTTACAGTTACGCCAAGCATACACTCGAGACTTTATTCCTGTTGATATGTCTTGCATTCCAACAAGAACCACTGCTTTGCAATGGCCACATCTTGAACACCTTGCTAGTAAATTGCCAACACTGCAAGATTGTGATGTTGGTTTATTAATAGGATATGACTGTCCCTTAGCGCTGGCCCCACTGGAAGCCATCCGAGGCAGTGATGATGAGCCATTTGCGCAGAGGACTGAGCTGGGCTGGAGCATAATAGGAGCTACAAACCCTCATCTTGAAAGACTGGGAAGTCACAGTTATGTCCATCGTGTCACTGTGAGAGAGCTGGCAGTTCCATCAGCCTCAGATATTTTAAAGATTCTCGAATCAGATTTTAACGAAAGAAATTCTGAGAATAAATTTGTTTCCCAAGAGGATGTACGTTTTATTCAGCTTCTCAGTAAAGGCATTAATCTGCGGCATGATGATCATCTCGAAATGCCACTTCCATTCAAAGGCTCTAGTCCACCTTCATTGCCCAACAACAAAAGACTGGCAGTCATTCGTTTGGAACATCTAAAGAAAAGACTCAAGGTCAATCCAGCCTACTTTGAGCATTACCAGGCTTTTATGGCGGATGTAATCAAAAAAGGTGATGCGGAGCCAGCACCCGAATCCCTGCCTGGAGACACCGTTTGGTACATACCACATCATGGTGTGTATCATCCCAGGAAACCCGGCAAGCTAAGAGTCGTTTTTGATTGTTCTGCTAAGTTTCATGGCATTTCCTTGAATGACACCTTGCTGACTGGACCTGATCTCATTAATTCCTTGGTCGGAGTTCTTTGTCGCTTTAGAAAAGAAACTGTGGCGGTCATCTGCGACATTGAAAGAATGTTCCATCAGTTCTTTGTGACACCTGCACACCGTACTTACCTGAGGTTCCTGTGGTGGGAGCATGGAAACCTTGAGTCTGAGCCAAGAGAATATCAAATGGCTGTTCATCTTTTTGGCGCCGCGTCTTCACCAGGTTGTGCTAATTTTGGTCTTAAATATTTAGCACAAAAACACCAGTCTGATTATCCAGCTGCAGCATCGTTTGTTCAGAATGGCTTCTATGTCGACGATGGGCTTGTGAGTGTCCCAACAGTTAAGGAGGCCTCAGCGTTAATTGTGGAAGCGCAAGAACTGTGCAGAAAAGGAGGTCTGCGACTTCACAAGTTCAACACCAACAATCAAGAGGTCCTCTCGTGTGTGCATCCAGCCGACAGAACTGTAAAGACAGATTGCTTTGATTTAACTTTAAATCCAGCTTCAGTAGAACATGCATTAGGTGTCCGGTGGCTGATGGAAAGCGACAGTTTCAGCTTCAGCATAAGTCTAAAGGATAGGCCATATACACGCCGTGGCATTCTGTCTGTAGTAGCTTCCCTTTATGATCCATTAGGATTTGTTGCTCCATTTGTCCTGAGTGGGAAGCGCATTTTACAAGAGATGTGTCGCAGAAGTATCGGGTGGGATGATCTCCTGCCTGAAGATCTATACCCACGGTGGGAGGAATGGAAAACTGGGCTGCAGAGTTTGGGAGGTTTTTTCATTCCCCGATGTTACCATCCTCCAGATTTCGGCAAGGTGGTGAAAATGGAATTACACCATTTCTCGGATGCCAGTAGTGTGGGGTATGGTGCGTGCTCCTACTTGAAATATACCAACAATGAGAACAAGATTCACTGCAGCCTTGTTATGGCAAAGACTAGAGTCGCGCCAACAAAAATCACAAGCATTCCTCGTTTAGAACTTTCTGCTGCTGTGACTGCTGCTAGATTAAGCAACCTGTTGAAATCAGAGCTCAATATGGATATTGATGAAGAGTACTTCTGGACAGATTCTCAAGTTACTCTGGCTTACATAAACAATGACGCACGGAGATTTCATGTGTTCGTGGCAAATCGTATCCAGTTAATAAAGGGATACAGCAGTCCGGAGCAATGGCATTACATTGAGACTACTGAGAATCCAGCCGACCACGTGTCAAGGGGACTTAAAGCCTCAGACATTTTTTCGACAAATTGGCTGTCGGGTCCTAGATTCTTATGGATGGAGAATATTTATGAAGGACCTAGACCATCGACTGACTTGATGGTGGGTGACCCGGAGGTCAAAATCATCAAAGCCTTTGTAACAACAGTTTATGACACAGAGTTTCTTCACCGTTTGTCAAGGTTTTCATCTTGGTCGACGCTCCTCAAGGTGGTAGCAAGAATAATGAGACTTTTCGCAAGGCAAAAATGTCATGCCAGTGTGGTGACCGTCACAGAGCGGGAAGAGGCAACTCGAATAGTGGTGAAACTTGTACAACGGCAGGCATTTAGTAAAGAAATTACCCTGTTGGAAAAGGGGAAATGTCTTCCATCTTCTAGTTCACTATTCAAGTTAAATCCATTCATCCAAGAGGGCATGTTACGTGTTGGTGGGAGACTTAAGCATTCTTCTCTAAGTGCAGAATTCAAGCATCCGTTCATTTTGCCGAAAGATGGTCATATTATTCAGCTCATTATAACGTACTGTCATCAGCAGATTTGCCACCAAGGTAGAAACCAAACCCAGATGGAGATCAGGTCAAGAGGCTTTTGGATTATTGGCTGCAGCAAGCTGGTCGCCAAATTAATTCACAAATGTGTGCGATGCAGGAAATTGAGACGTCCAGTTGAAGAGCAGCAGATGGCGGAACTTCCTAAAGAGCGTGTCGAAGCATCCGCCCCCTTTACAAATTGTGGAATGGATTGTTTTGGACCGTTTCTTGTTCAGAAAAATCGAAAAGAGCACAAAAGATACGGACTGTTATTCACCTGCCTCTACTCAAGAGCTGTCCATCTTGAAATGTTAGAAGATCTATCGACTGATAGTTTTATCAACTCCCTACGGTGTTTCATCAGCATAAGAGGGGCGGTGCGTCAACTCCACTGTGACCAGGGTCGTAATTTCATTGGAGCAAGAAACGAGTTAAAGGAGTCACTTAAAAGGTGTGATTCTCAAGTGTTGCAAGCATTTTTAGCAGATCAGCAGTGTGAGTTCATCTTTAATGCCCCAGCAGCAAGTCACGCCGGAGGAATTTGGGAGCGACAAATACGTACCATCCGAAATGTCCTAAACGCCACGTTGGTTCAAGGTGGAGGCCGGCTTGACGACACTTCCTTAAGAACTCTCTTTTATGAGGCCATGGCTATTGTTAATAGCCGTCCCTTAACGGTGGATGGGTTAAATGATCCAGATTCTCTTGAGCCTTTAACACCTAACCATCTTATCCAAATGAAACCCAAGATGGCGCTTCCACCTCCAGGAAAATTCGTCAGCGAGGATGTTTACAGTACGAAGCGCTGGCGTCGTGTTCAATATTTGATAGAGCAATTCTGGAGTCGATGGAAACGAGAATATCTTGCCAATATTTCCACCAGACAGAAGTGGCATGTGGCTCGTCGAAATCTTAAGGTGGATGATGTTGTCATCATAAAGGAGGATTTACTCCCTCGCAATCAGTGGCAGTTGGGCCGGATAGTGGAAACTACTGTGGATAGTGATGGCCTTGTCCGAAGAGTAAAAGTTCGTGTGGCAAGAAATGGCAAAGACAAGTCCCTTTCAAACATGAATCCTTCAGTTGTGGAAAGGCCAGTCCAAAAGTTGGTGCTGCTTCTTGAAAATTGA